Proteins from one Streptomyces caniferus genomic window:
- a CDS encoding MarR family winged helix-turn-helix transcriptional regulator: MTESSPRDRVDGMIDVISSAHDLTDLESKALVYRLRRVAHHMETELKRELTRYGIELWELELLACLRRAVPHHRLSAKDLMAQMQLTTGAVTNRVSRLEAKGWVSRELDPADRRSVLVTLTERGLDRATQVFATKTEAERTLLSAFTHEQQQELNAVLRTLLISLEGRHP, encoded by the coding sequence GTGACCGAAAGCTCGCCCCGCGACCGCGTCGACGGCATGATCGACGTCATCTCCAGTGCGCACGACCTGACCGACCTGGAGTCCAAGGCGCTGGTGTACCGCCTGCGGCGGGTGGCGCATCACATGGAGACCGAGCTCAAGCGCGAACTGACGCGGTACGGAATCGAGTTGTGGGAGCTGGAGCTGCTGGCCTGTCTGCGCCGGGCGGTGCCGCACCATCGCCTCAGCGCCAAGGACCTGATGGCACAGATGCAGCTCACCACCGGAGCCGTCACCAATCGCGTTTCACGCCTCGAAGCCAAGGGGTGGGTCAGCAGGGAACTCGACCCGGCCGACCGCCGGAGCGTCCTCGTCACGCTCACCGAGCGCGGCCTCGACCGCGCGACGCAGGTCTTCGCCACCAAGACCGAGGCCGAACGCACCCTGCTCTCCGCGTTCACCCACGAGCAGCAGCAGGAGCTCAATGCCGTGCTGCGCACGTTGCTGATCAGCCTGGAGGGGCGTCACCCCTGA